A part of Lacibacter sp. H407 genomic DNA contains:
- a CDS encoding DUF3078 domain-containing protein, which produces MIKQIFAAVLFSITVAEAQAQDVEVKRLKDESNKTVKKEPEQKEGWTKGGVFNLNLSQGASRNWASGAEKFSFSINALINSFAYYKKERNVWDNTLNAQYGIVNATSIGTRKNDDRIDLLSRYGYQLGDTATSKWYLSALANLRTQMTLGYNYSVDPKQKNSGFFAPAYVLVSPGIMYKPNATFDVFLSPVTSRWVIVNEANKDIRRLFNFTDTTQSSINEIGAFLTANLKKDLAKNISLASRLDLFSNYKNNPQNIDVFWTNTLGFKVNKYIGISYNFDLIYDHDTKNVETGGLMGTQLKSLMGIGFTANF; this is translated from the coding sequence ATGATAAAACAGATTTTCGCAGCAGTGCTGTTTTCAATAACAGTTGCAGAAGCACAGGCACAGGACGTAGAAGTAAAGCGATTAAAGGACGAATCAAATAAGACTGTAAAAAAAGAACCTGAGCAAAAAGAAGGCTGGACCAAAGGGGGCGTATTCAATCTCAATCTCAGCCAGGGTGCCAGCCGCAACTGGGCATCAGGTGCTGAAAAATTTTCGTTCTCCATCAATGCACTCATTAACAGCTTTGCCTATTATAAAAAAGAGCGCAACGTTTGGGATAATACGCTCAATGCACAATACGGTATTGTAAATGCAACCAGTATCGGTACACGAAAAAATGATGACCGTATTGATTTGCTTTCGAGATATGGATATCAGTTAGGCGATACGGCAACCAGCAAATGGTACTTGTCGGCATTAGCCAACCTGCGCACACAAATGACGCTCGGATACAATTATAGTGTTGATCCCAAACAAAAGAACTCCGGTTTTTTTGCTCCGGCTTATGTGCTCGTTTCGCCGGGTATCATGTACAAGCCCAATGCAACCTTCGATGTATTTCTGTCGCCGGTCACTTCCCGTTGGGTTATCGTAAACGAAGCTAATAAGGACATACGAAGACTGTTTAATTTTACAGATACCACCCAATCATCTATCAACGAGATCGGTGCATTTTTAACCGCCAATCTCAAAAAAGATCTGGCAAAGAACATCAGCCTGGCCAGTCGGCTCGATCTGTTCAGCAATTACAAAAACAACCCCCAGAATATCGATGTGTTCTGGACCAACACCTTGGGTTTCAAGGTGAATAAATACATCGGCATCAGCTACAATTTCGACCTCATTTACGACCACGATACAAAAAATGTGGAAACCGGCGGACTCATGGGTACGCAGCTCAAATCCCTCATGGGCATTGGTTTTACCGCCAACTTTTAA
- a CDS encoding segregation and condensation protein A: protein MQTESYQIKLPQFEGPFDLLLFFIERDELDIYNIPITRIIKDFMDFIHQTEKLNIELSSEFILFISTLMRIKAKMLLPRKEIDEQGNEIDPRQELIDKILEYKRFKEASVQMAEMEAMRMLMVKRGNIASELAGIGEEAGEGTEIQTITMFKLMKTFERVMKKHHDRFNKPVHTVVQYNYTMEGSREYMLDVVKKEKTMAFEKLFDVVENRIHAIFLFLSLLELSQQRYMTLLVGEGKNNFIVEWNESREEDAEDSFVYPQNPEEGN from the coding sequence TTGCAAACAGAATCATACCAGATAAAGCTACCCCAGTTTGAAGGTCCTTTCGATCTGCTGTTGTTTTTTATTGAGCGTGATGAACTGGATATTTACAATATCCCCATTACCCGCATCATAAAAGACTTCATGGATTTTATCCATCAAACCGAAAAGCTGAATATTGAATTGTCGAGTGAATTCATTTTGTTCATTTCAACGTTGATGCGGATCAAAGCAAAAATGCTGTTGCCCCGCAAAGAAATTGATGAGCAGGGAAATGAAATTGACCCACGTCAGGAGTTGATCGATAAAATACTTGAATACAAACGTTTCAAAGAAGCGAGTGTGCAGATGGCGGAGATGGAAGCAATGCGGATGTTGATGGTGAAGCGTGGCAATATTGCCAGCGAGCTCGCCGGCATTGGCGAAGAAGCAGGTGAAGGAACCGAGATACAAACCATTACCATGTTCAAACTCATGAAGACCTTTGAACGGGTAATGAAAAAACACCACGATCGTTTCAATAAACCGGTGCATACGGTGGTGCAATACAACTACACCATGGAAGGCAGCCGTGAGTACATGCTCGATGTGGTGAAGAAGGAAAAAACAATGGCCTTCGAAAAATTATTTGATGTAGTGGAGAATCGCATTCATGCTATTTTCTTATTCCTGTCGCTGCTGGAACTTTCGCAACAACGTTATATGACTTTGTTGGTTGGTGAAGGAAAAAATAATTTCATTGTTGAGTGGAACGAGAGCCGGGAAGAAGATGCAGAAGATTCATTTGTGTATCCACAGAATCCCGAAGAAGGAAATTGA
- a CDS encoding PPK2 family polyphosphate kinase — protein sequence MAKIKLSAISTRAPKKADKEKLKAETEKILVELDELQNRLIAESKHSLLVIIQGMDASGKDGILRDVFGSLNPLGVSVTSFKAPTEEEFSHDFLWRVHKAAPAKGMIKIFNRSQYEDILVTRVHGWCDDATAVKRMKAINDFEELLVNHNNTKVLKFYLHVSPAEQQERLQERTHDPRKMWKYNEKDFAEAKLWKKYMKYYEDCFHYCNKVPWQIIPSDQNWYKEYLIAKTVYDTLKKLNMQYPGLKK from the coding sequence ATGGCAAAAATTAAACTCAGTGCAATCAGTACTCGTGCGCCAAAAAAGGCTGACAAAGAAAAACTGAAAGCAGAAACAGAAAAGATACTTGTTGAATTAGATGAACTGCAGAACCGCCTGATCGCTGAAAGCAAACATTCATTGCTGGTGATCATCCAGGGAATGGATGCCAGTGGGAAGGATGGCATACTGCGTGATGTATTTGGATCGCTTAATCCGCTTGGCGTATCGGTCACATCATTCAAAGCACCCACCGAAGAAGAGTTTAGCCATGATTTTTTATGGCGTGTACATAAAGCTGCTCCTGCAAAAGGGATGATCAAAATTTTCAACCGCAGCCAATACGAAGATATTCTTGTAACACGTGTGCATGGCTGGTGCGATGATGCAACGGCTGTAAAACGAATGAAAGCCATTAATGATTTTGAAGAGTTACTGGTGAATCATAACAACACGAAGGTGCTTAAATTCTATCTGCATGTTTCCCCTGCTGAACAGCAGGAACGCTTACAGGAACGTACACATGATCCACGTAAAATGTGGAAGTACAATGAAAAAGATTTTGCCGAAGCAAAGCTTTGGAAAAAGTATATGAAGTATTACGAAGATTGTTTTCACTATTGTAACAAAGTGCCGTGGCAAATTATTCCCAGCGATCAGAATTGGTACAAAGAATATTTGATTGCAAAAACGGTGTACGATACGTTGAAGAAATTGAATATGCAATACCCGGGCCTGAAAAAATAG
- the frr gene encoding ribosome recycling factor, whose product MSEDLSLILSDAEEHMGKAIQHLEIELVKIRAGRANPNMLDSIVVDYYGSPTPIGQVGNIIAADARTITIQPWEKNMLQPIERAIINSNIGLTPQNDGSIIRLFLPPLTEERRRELVKRVNAEGEHTKVAVRNIRRDAIEQIKKLQKDGLSEDAAKDAEKDVQVLTDKYSSQIDKHLEAKDKEIMSV is encoded by the coding sequence ATGTCAGAAGATCTATCGTTGATACTGAGTGATGCTGAAGAGCACATGGGTAAAGCTATTCAGCACCTGGAAATTGAATTGGTGAAAATTCGTGCAGGCCGTGCCAACCCCAATATGCTCGATAGTATTGTGGTGGATTATTATGGCTCGCCCACACCAATTGGACAGGTAGGAAATATTATTGCAGCCGATGCAAGAACAATTACCATTCAGCCTTGGGAAAAAAATATGTTGCAACCCATTGAGCGTGCCATCATCAATTCCAATATTGGCTTAACACCGCAAAACGACGGGAGTATTATCCGTTTGTTTTTACCACCGTTAACAGAAGAACGGAGAAGAGAATTGGTGAAGCGGGTAAATGCGGAAGGTGAACACACAAAGGTTGCTGTTCGTAATATTCGCAGAGATGCAATTGAACAGATCAAGAAACTGCAAAAAGATGGATTGAGTGAAGATGCAGCGAAAGATGCTGAGAAAGATGTGCAGGTGCTTACAGACAAATACAGTTCACAGATCGATAAACACCTCGAAGCAAAAGATAAAGAGATTATGTCGGTGTAA
- the mscL gene encoding large-conductance mechanosensitive channel protein MscL, translated as MLKEFKDFAMKGNVVDLAVGVIIGGAFGAIVGAVVDHILMPIVGIITGGVNFDTLSIKVGEAELKYGMAISAAVKFIIIAFFLFLVIKAINKMKKAEPPAPPAATPEDIVLLREIRDALKK; from the coding sequence ATGCTGAAAGAATTTAAAGATTTTGCAATGAAAGGCAACGTAGTTGATCTTGCTGTTGGTGTAATCATCGGCGGTGCATTTGGTGCCATTGTTGGCGCTGTTGTGGATCACATCCTGATGCCGATTGTGGGAATTATTACAGGTGGTGTTAATTTCGACACCTTATCGATCAAAGTAGGTGAAGCAGAGTTGAAGTATGGGATGGCAATATCTGCCGCAGTTAAATTCATCATAATTGCATTCTTTCTTTTCCTTGTAATTAAGGCAATCAATAAAATGAAAAAAGCAGAACCACCTGCTCCTCCTGCAGCCACACCCGAAGACATTGTGTTGCTGCGTGAGATCAGAGATGCATTGAAAAAATAA
- a CDS encoding DMT family transporter translates to MNSKLFNWLLFFILCLVWGSSFILMKEGLKELSAYEVAAMRMLSGGVVLLPFALNSFKRMQRKDLGLLIISGLLGSFIPAILFCVAETKIDSALAGMLNALTPLFVIIIGALLFRTSVPWKKIVGVLIGFGGMLLLFLAQKKGSANSDLFLASLIVIATFSYGLNVNLINRYLKHVASLDIAAIAFVALIIPATIVLFVAGFANHNFSEPSVIRAISASAVLGIFGTAIASILFYMLMKRAGPLFSSMVTYGIPFVAIGWGLLAGETIGQLEIVGLLIILSGVYLANRQ, encoded by the coding sequence ATGAATTCAAAACTGTTTAACTGGCTGCTTTTTTTTATTCTTTGCCTTGTATGGGGCAGTTCGTTTATTTTGATGAAAGAAGGATTAAAGGAACTATCTGCTTATGAAGTAGCGGCCATGCGTATGTTAAGTGGTGGTGTAGTTTTATTACCCTTTGCGCTTAACAGTTTTAAACGTATGCAACGAAAGGATCTCGGCTTGTTGATCATATCCGGTTTACTTGGCAGTTTTATACCTGCGATTTTATTTTGCGTAGCGGAAACAAAGATCGACAGTGCATTGGCCGGTATGTTGAATGCGTTAACGCCGTTGTTTGTGATCATTATTGGTGCACTCTTATTTCGAACATCTGTTCCCTGGAAAAAAATAGTAGGTGTATTGATCGGTTTTGGCGGCATGTTGTTACTCTTCCTCGCACAAAAAAAAGGAAGTGCTAACAGCGATCTTTTTCTTGCATCGCTGATTGTAATTGCTACATTTTCGTATGGGTTGAATGTAAACCTCATCAATCGCTATTTAAAACATGTGGCATCACTTGATATTGCTGCCATTGCATTTGTAGCATTGATCATCCCTGCTACGATCGTTTTATTTGTGGCAGGTTTTGCTAATCACAATTTTTCAGAACCATCTGTAATAAGAGCCATTAGTGCATCGGCTGTATTAGGAATTTTCGGAACGGCCATTGCATCGATCTTATTTTATATGCTGATGAAACGGGCTGGTCCATTATTTTCTTCAATGGTAACGTATGGAATTCCATTTGTGGCTATTGGCTGGGGATTGTTGGCGGGTGAAACAATCGGGCAACTGGAAATTGTCGGGTTGTTGATCATTTTGTCAGGCGTATATCTTGCCAACCGGCAATAA
- a CDS encoding carboxypeptidase-like regulatory domain-containing protein, with translation MKHLLCFVLVSLVANSKAVQALERIQGFCVDADSKKGIPFASILLQNTKLITDADSSGFFEIDIIGDDTLLITSIGYRDQKIATSDLKKEPTVFLQPLPVQLSEVFVGKKQSMTIGLTKGKKRFDMNSDDCVRFEMATRVNVPDNVGQFQLKRISIKGIGFNEANPVRIHIYNVGKFGEPAYELMKKDIVITKNSSKNNVLHIDVEDQGIFLSDDQFFVGVQWIADSINKERINIKKRPVVGPGIYCSFSNTTTVTYTRSLNLNGYKWMLHADRILYPFDYDKMPSKIKSPLNMLVSCDILY, from the coding sequence ATGAAACACCTTCTTTGCTTTGTACTTGTAAGTTTAGTTGCTAATAGCAAAGCAGTACAAGCTTTGGAAAGAATACAAGGTTTTTGTGTTGATGCTGATTCAAAAAAAGGTATTCCATTCGCCAGCATTCTTCTTCAAAACACAAAGCTGATTACCGATGCTGATAGTAGCGGTTTTTTTGAAATAGATATTATTGGCGATGATACGCTATTAATAACAAGTATCGGATACAGGGATCAGAAAATTGCTACCAGTGATTTAAAAAAGGAGCCTACTGTTTTTCTTCAACCTTTGCCTGTTCAGTTATCTGAAGTTTTTGTTGGCAAAAAGCAATCAATGACCATAGGTTTAACGAAAGGCAAGAAGAGGTTTGACATGAACTCCGATGATTGTGTGCGATTTGAAATGGCTACAAGAGTCAATGTCCCGGATAACGTTGGGCAATTTCAGCTAAAGCGTATTTCTATAAAAGGGATTGGTTTTAATGAAGCAAATCCTGTTCGTATTCATATTTACAACGTTGGAAAATTTGGAGAGCCCGCTTACGAGTTGATGAAAAAGGATATTGTTATAACAAAGAACTCATCAAAAAACAATGTATTGCACATTGATGTTGAAGACCAAGGTATTTTCCTGAGCGATGACCAGTTTTTTGTTGGGGTTCAGTGGATAGCTGATAGTATAAACAAGGAACGGATCAATATAAAAAAAAGACCTGTTGTTGGTCCAGGCATTTATTGTTCATTTAGCAATACTACTACCGTCACTTATACAAGGTCTTTGAATTTGAATGGATATAAATGGATGCTTCATGCCGATAGAATTCTTTATCCTTTTGACTATGATAAGATGCCATCAAAAATTAAGTCTCCATTAAATATGCTTGTGTCTTGTGATATTCTGTATTGA